In Nostoc sphaeroides, the genomic window ACTACGAAAAGCAAAACCTGTTGCTTTATTTAGGTTCTATCAGTCCTGAAGGCATCCACTGGGATTTAATTCGCCTAGCTTTGAGTTCCATAGCTAACCAAGCGATTATTCCCTTGCAAGATGTTTTGGGATTAGGAAACGAAGCGCGGATGAATTTTCCCAGTGTTGCTGAGGGTAACTGGGAGTGGCGCTATCAAGAAGGAGCATTGAGAGAGGAATTAGGCGATCGCTTGAAAGTTCTTACCAGACTCAATGGACGCGCCCCGGAAGCACAGTGAGGCAGGGGAGCAGGGGAGGCAGGGGAAGAAAGAATAACCGATGTTCAATGCCCCATTCCCCATTCCCCATTCCCCATTCCCCATATTTCAAAACTTAGGTTTTGCAGCAATTCTAACTTCTTCCTCTTTCCCCGGTTCTCCCATTTCCTTGGCTTTTTCTTGATTGATGCTCATTAACACGCCACCAGCATTATCAGTTTTCACTGTGAGTTGCTGTTGGGCTTTCCAAATCCGGTGAGTTCCCTCTGGGAGAGTACCCTCAAACTCGATTTTGCCATCGGCTACTACGCGAATCCAAGATGACGCTTTCAAAGTGACACCAATTTGTACAGCCTTTCCCTGTTGGACGGCGCTAAGGGTATCGTTAACTGATTGAACCTCCACTGACTCTTTTATTTGGGCTATTTCTGGTTTAACAATGGATTTTTGTTTTGGGTGTGGCTGATTTTGACTATTACTTGCTTCTAGTACAGCGTTATTTAATAACTGAGATAAGCCATTTACAGAGCATACAATTAGCAATATGTAAAGAAAGTAAAGATGAATCGGACGTAGTTGATCGAGGGGTGAATTATTCCCCCTACCTTGAGGGTTCACTTGTGCAGAACTGATCGGAAAAGCGCCAGAAAATTCTACTCCATTCAAGCCTAGTGCGTCGGCAAATTGCCTGATTAAACCCTGTATATAGACTGGTTCTGGCAGATCGTTTAAATTACCTTCTTCGATCGCCTGCAATAATCGCCGGGGAATCCTAGTTAATGCAACCATTTGCTCTAGAGATAATCCCTGTTCTTGACGCAATGCCCAAAGTTGAGCGCCCATTTCAGCCAACTTTTCGGCTCGTTGTTGCTCTAATGAAATTGATGGCTGCAAATTATTCTTCTTTCTTAGCCATTTCATGCCTACTGACACTCCTTAACTCCACAGAATCAATAATTAGGTTGTGTTATCTGATCTTGCAAAAAGTGAATTTCATGATCTTTGAGGGAACGATATTTACCCTCTGACAAAAAAGGTTCTTTTGGAGTTTGTAATTGAATTGGGCCGATAGCAGTCCGATGCAGCTTGATTACTGGGTATCCTAATTGTTGAGCTATTCGGCGAATTTGGCGATTTCTGCCCTCCTGCAACACTATTTCTAAAAAGCTTTGTTCGGCACGATGTTCTATTAGCTGTACCTTAGCTGGTCTGGTTTTTCTACCTTCCAATATCACACCCTGACGCCACATTTTCAGTACTGTTTCTGGAGGGTGTCCTTCTACCAAAACACGATATGTCTTGGAAATACTGTGGCGGGGATGGGTTAGTCCAAATGTCAGATTTCCGTCATTGGTCAGGATTAATGCTCCTGTAGAATCTGCATCTAAACGCCCAACTGGATGAATACCTGTACCCTCCCGTAATTCTTTCGGTAGTAGATCCAGGACTGTTGGTCGGCGCTGAGGGTCGTAGCAAGTCGAAACCACACCAGCTGGTTTGTGCAGCAATAAATATATTAAAGCCGGACGCTGCTTTTTAGATACAGGCTTACCATCAATTGCGATCGCATCTTTTTCGGGATCAACTTTTTGGCCTAAATGTGCTAATACCCCATTGATCTGCACCCGTGAGTTCCTAATCATTTCTTCGGCTTCACGACGTGAGGCGATACCCCATTGAGCGAGAATTTTTTGTAACCGTGCCTCCATCTGGAATTGCTTATTTACTGTTAACAATTAAATGATATTTGCATTTTGTAGCGAGTAGGCATAAATGTTACATTTAAGACTTGTTTAATTTCTGTTCGGTTGTTAAGCAAATACTCATAAACAGATTGGTTAGATGCCAGAGCAAAATTCCCAAACCAAAGATGCTACTAATAAAATACGCATAATTACGCAGGTACTCACAACAGCCCTAAAGCTCTGGTTAAGAGCGCAAGTCAGCCAAATATCGGACTTAGAAGTGGAGATTAAAGCGAGCGATCGCCAAATTCTCTCTGGGCGTATCCCGTCGGTATCTATTTTTGCTACTGATGCAATTTATCAAGGTCTCCTAATTACACAAATTCAATTAATAGCAGAAAATATTCGGATAAATATCGGTTCGGTACTCAAGGGAAAACCGCTACGGCTGTTAGAAACAGTACCAGTAGTTGGCGATTTGATCATAGACGAGAAGGATCTTAATGCTTCTCTCTCATCTAACTTATTATCGACTGCTTTGAGTGATTTACTGGTTAAAGTTTTACCAACACATTGCTCACAGTCACAACCAATAACTTGGCAAGAAATTATCCTTGATCACAACCAAATTATACTGCGAGGTATAAGAGTAACCAATAGTGAAACAACTCCTCTAGAGATTTGTCTAAGCTCACAGTTACTCAATGGGCATGAGTTGCAACTAGCACATATAAAAATCAAGCCTGACCAGGGAGATGTATTAGAGGACAATCATGAGTACAATCTGGATCTTGGCTCAGATGTCGATATCCAAGAACTAACGCTGATCCCAGGCAAGCTAGTGTGTCGTGGGCGGATTAATGTTAATCCTTGATGATTAGAGATGATTAGAAATTAAAAAATGCTAATACATTATCTTAAATGATATAGCGGCTCTCAGGGGGACAATCCCCCCTTCGTTTCTATACCGTCTCGGAATAGAATTCCAACTTATTAAGCACAATCCTGCCCTTGGTTGCGATCGCGCCTAGTAATAAATTCCAAGTTTTGCATTGAAGGAAGGATAAGCACAATTCTGCACTTGGTTGCGATCGCGCCTAGTAATAAATTCCAAGTTTTGCATTGAAGGAAGGATAAGCACAATTCTGCACTTGGTTGCGATCGCGCCTCGGAATAAATTCCAAGTTTTGCATTGAAGGAAGGATAAACACAATTCTGCGCTTCGTTGCCATCCCGCCTCGGAATAAATTCCAAGGCTAATAGCTCAAGTCCTCTCAAGAGGACTAAACAAGAATTTTAGTCCACTTAAGTGGACTTTAGCTATTAGCCCGGAACTTTAGTTCTGGGCGGGATCGGGTTCAGTGCAATACTTTAACTCTTACTCAAAACCGCTACAGTAACGGCAACAATAGTGTCACAAAATAATATACCAACGGAGCAGTGAAAATATAACTATCAGTACGGTCTAAAATACCACCGTGTCCAGGGATTAACTGCCCAGAATCTTTGACTCCAGCATCTCGCTTAAGCATAG contains:
- a CDS encoding pseudouridine synthase; amino-acid sequence: MEARLQKILAQWGIASRREAEEMIRNSRVQINGVLAHLGQKVDPEKDAIAIDGKPVSKKQRPALIYLLLHKPAGVVSTCYDPQRRPTVLDLLPKELREGTGIHPVGRLDADSTGALILTNDGNLTFGLTHPRHSISKTYRVLVEGHPPETVLKMWRQGVILEGRKTRPAKVQLIEHRAEQSFLEIVLQEGRNRQIRRIAQQLGYPVIKLHRTAIGPIQLQTPKEPFLSEGKYRSLKDHEIHFLQDQITQPNY
- a CDS encoding DUF2993 domain-containing protein, which gives rise to MPEQNSQTKDATNKIRIITQVLTTALKLWLRAQVSQISDLEVEIKASDRQILSGRIPSVSIFATDAIYQGLLITQIQLIAENIRINIGSVLKGKPLRLLETVPVVGDLIIDEKDLNASLSSNLLSTALSDLLVKVLPTHCSQSQPITWQEIILDHNQIILRGIRVTNSETTPLEICLSSQLLNGHELQLAHIKIKPDQGDVLEDNHEYNLDLGSDVDIQELTLIPGKLVCRGRINVNP
- a CDS encoding helix-turn-helix domain-containing protein; its protein translation is MKWLRKKNNLQPSISLEQQRAEKLAEMGAQLWALRQEQGLSLEQMVALTRIPRRLLQAIEEGNLNDLPEPVYIQGLIRQFADALGLNGVEFSGAFPISSAQVNPQGRGNNSPLDQLRPIHLYFLYILLIVCSVNGLSQLLNNAVLEASNSQNQPHPKQKSIVKPEIAQIKESVEVQSVNDTLSAVQQGKAVQIGVTLKASSWIRVVADGKIEFEGTLPEGTHRIWKAQQQLTVKTDNAGGVLMSINQEKAKEMGEPGKEEEVRIAAKPKF